A single Micromonospora luteifusca DNA region contains:
- a CDS encoding carbohydrate ABC transporter permease, giving the protein MSRVRLGWWLIAIPMSLLALATIYPLLFTANVAMKTRRDYILDRFSLTDALRWENISTAWNSVGMGRYFVNSLLVVTASVLLLLLLGSMAGFALSQLRFRGSSALFLGCLAGLFIPFQVVMVPLARIMADTALIDTYPGLVLVYVAQFLPFTVFLMTSYYKGIPPEIVDAARIDGSTVYGVYRRIMLPLGTPALLSVGILNALFCWNDVLMALVMMPSAEHRTLMVGVTSLRGQYSDNIPTFASGVLIAAIPVLLVYLFLQRQIADGVAAGSTKG; this is encoded by the coding sequence ATGTCTCGCGTCCGTCTGGGTTGGTGGCTGATTGCCATCCCGATGTCACTGCTCGCGCTGGCGACGATCTACCCCCTGCTGTTCACCGCCAACGTCGCGATGAAGACGCGGCGTGACTACATCCTCGACCGGTTCTCGCTGACCGACGCCCTGCGCTGGGAGAACATCAGCACGGCCTGGAACAGCGTCGGCATGGGCCGCTACTTCGTCAACTCGCTGCTCGTGGTGACGGCGTCGGTGCTCCTGCTGCTGCTGCTCGGGTCGATGGCCGGCTTCGCCCTGAGCCAACTGCGGTTCCGCGGTTCGTCGGCGCTGTTCCTGGGCTGCCTCGCGGGGCTCTTCATCCCGTTCCAGGTGGTCATGGTGCCGCTCGCCCGGATCATGGCCGACACCGCGCTCATCGACACGTACCCCGGGCTGGTCCTCGTCTACGTGGCCCAGTTCCTGCCCTTCACCGTCTTTCTCATGACGAGCTACTACAAGGGCATCCCGCCGGAGATCGTCGATGCCGCCCGGATCGACGGCAGCACCGTGTACGGCGTGTATCGGCGGATCATGCTGCCCCTGGGCACCCCGGCGCTGCTGTCGGTGGGCATCCTCAACGCCCTGTTCTGCTGGAACGACGTCCTCATGGCGCTGGTGATGATGCCCTCGGCCGAGCACCGGACGCTCATGGTCGGTGTGACCTCGTTGCGCGGGCAGTACTCCGACAACATCCCCACCTTCGCCTCCGGGGTGCTGATCGCCGCGATACCCGTCTTGTTGGTTTACCTGTTCCTCCAGCGCCAAATTGCCGACGGCGTCGCCGCCGGTTCCACGAAGGGTTGA
- a CDS encoding ABC transporter substrate-binding protein gives MRQRAMWSAVLVVGLALAGCGSASDSGKSTSSDGKLVVWDWKSGEPFAKSYLDKAKADFKKKHSDVEVEFVAQPFDQYYTLLGAAIQSGKGPDVMLFNGGGQIRDRVDALVPLNDYVTEDKQRLAGWEAFTKDAKIYASPVTLQGYPIYYNKAIYQKANLDPASPATTWDKFTADCTAIAKAGAKCFALGNKEGVGIQFWLSSLGSTTLTAQEYDAWITGKRDWQSPNVKRLFQLWKEAGDKKMNSDGANSTAMFNDSFALFQSGKAAHVMGLMSDVGHWQDFNEFLTPEKLGVMKAPIVTAGTTPSLPYDGGIGYAVAKWTKDPKMAADLVRSLSSADALKAFYADAGAIAADTTIDVSQAGPAVATLVSELKSGKPALHVALSSKTLDLMGRLSQQLLSGSITVDEVVKQLAASDQAG, from the coding sequence ATGAGACAGCGCGCAATGTGGTCGGCCGTCCTCGTTGTGGGCCTGGCCCTGGCCGGTTGTGGAAGTGCTAGCGATTCTGGCAAGTCGACCAGCTCGGACGGCAAGTTGGTCGTGTGGGACTGGAAGTCCGGCGAGCCGTTCGCCAAATCCTATCTGGACAAGGCGAAGGCCGACTTCAAAAAGAAGCACTCCGACGTCGAGGTCGAGTTCGTCGCACAGCCCTTCGACCAGTACTACACGCTGCTCGGTGCGGCGATCCAGTCCGGCAAGGGTCCGGACGTCATGCTGTTCAACGGTGGCGGCCAGATCCGCGACCGGGTGGACGCGCTCGTGCCGCTCAACGACTACGTGACCGAGGACAAGCAGCGGCTGGCCGGTTGGGAAGCGTTCACCAAGGACGCCAAGATCTACGCCAGCCCGGTGACGCTGCAGGGCTACCCCATCTACTACAACAAGGCGATCTACCAGAAGGCGAACCTCGACCCGGCGAGCCCCGCCACCACGTGGGACAAGTTCACCGCCGACTGCACCGCCATCGCCAAGGCCGGCGCCAAGTGCTTCGCGCTGGGCAACAAGGAGGGCGTGGGCATCCAGTTCTGGCTCTCGAGCCTCGGGTCGACCACCCTCACCGCCCAGGAGTACGACGCCTGGATCACCGGCAAGCGCGACTGGCAGTCGCCCAACGTCAAGCGGCTCTTCCAGCTCTGGAAGGAGGCCGGCGACAAGAAGATGAACAGCGACGGGGCCAACTCGACCGCGATGTTCAACGACTCCTTCGCGCTCTTCCAGTCCGGTAAGGCCGCGCACGTCATGGGTCTGATGTCGGACGTGGGGCACTGGCAGGACTTCAACGAGTTCCTGACCCCGGAGAAGCTCGGCGTCATGAAGGCCCCGATCGTCACCGCCGGCACCACCCCGAGCCTGCCGTACGACGGTGGCATCGGCTACGCGGTCGCCAAGTGGACCAAGGACCCGAAGATGGCCGCCGACCTGGTGCGCTCCCTGAGCTCGGCCGACGCGTTGAAGGCCTTCTACGCCGACGCCGGCGCGATCGCCGCCGACACCACCATCGACGTGTCGCAGGCCGGGCCGGCCGTCGCCACGCTCGTCAGCGAGCTGAAGAGCGGCAAGCCCGCTCTGCACGTCGCGCTCTCCTCGAAGACGCTGGACCTGATGGGGCGCCTCTCCCAGCAGCTGCTCAGCGGTTCGATCACCGTCGACGAGGTGGTGAAGCAGTTGGCCGCTTCCGACCAGGCGGGCTGA
- a CDS encoding zinc-dependent alcohol dehydrogenase yields the protein MKAVVYRGARHLGIEDRDPEPPGRGQVRIEVAYTGICGTDLHIYHGDMDARVGDSAIIGHEMSGRIAAVGEDVTGWNVGQAVTVMPTRPCGRCAACQRGNSHVCHAMNFLGIDSPGAMQSYWNVPAELVLPLPEELPLDHAALVEPVAVAVHDVRRGNVTADDQVVVVGGGPVGVLIATVARGRGARVLLVEPDPFRREVAEGIGIDTVDPRSTDVVALVNDRTDGAGADIAFEVSGSAAGVTTAVDVLTTRGRLVMVAIHPQPREVNLHRFFWRELELLGARLYQRDDMVEAIRLVASGAIPARQLISRVEPVESASAAFAALEGGGVMKVLLDVREGNK from the coding sequence ATGAAGGCAGTCGTCTACCGGGGGGCGCGACACCTCGGGATCGAGGACCGTGACCCGGAGCCACCGGGCCGCGGCCAGGTGCGGATCGAGGTGGCGTACACCGGCATCTGCGGCACGGATCTGCACATCTACCACGGGGACATGGATGCCCGGGTTGGTGACTCCGCGATCATCGGGCACGAGATGTCCGGGCGCATCGCGGCCGTCGGCGAGGACGTGACCGGCTGGAACGTCGGTCAGGCCGTCACCGTGATGCCGACTCGGCCCTGCGGACGGTGCGCGGCCTGCCAGCGTGGGAACTCCCATGTCTGCCACGCGATGAACTTTCTGGGGATCGACTCACCGGGTGCCATGCAGTCCTACTGGAACGTGCCGGCGGAGCTGGTCCTGCCACTTCCGGAGGAGTTGCCACTCGACCACGCGGCGCTCGTCGAGCCGGTCGCGGTCGCCGTGCACGACGTACGCCGGGGGAACGTGACCGCCGACGACCAGGTGGTCGTGGTCGGCGGTGGCCCGGTCGGGGTCCTCATCGCCACCGTCGCGCGGGGCCGCGGCGCGCGGGTGCTCCTCGTCGAGCCGGACCCGTTCCGACGTGAGGTGGCGGAGGGGATCGGTATCGACACCGTCGACCCGCGATCGACCGATGTCGTCGCACTGGTCAACGACCGGACCGATGGCGCGGGCGCCGACATCGCCTTCGAGGTGTCCGGCTCCGCCGCCGGCGTCACCACGGCGGTCGACGTCCTCACTACCCGCGGCCGGCTCGTCATGGTGGCGATCCATCCCCAGCCGCGGGAGGTCAACCTGCACCGGTTCTTCTGGCGCGAGCTGGAGCTCCTCGGCGCCCGGCTCTATCAGCGCGACGACATGGTGGAGGCGATCCGGCTGGTCGCCTCGGGTGCGATCCCGGCACGGCAGCTCATCTCCCGGGTCGAGCCGGTCGAGTCGGCCAGCGCCGCCTTCGCCGCCTTGGAGGGTGGCGGCGTGATGAAGGTGCTGCTCGATGTGCGGGAGGGCAACAAGTGA
- a CDS encoding FadR/GntR family transcriptional regulator yields MTPPQETALNSPATPAWVRRPTNLARAVTAELVERIVRGVHPSGTSLPPEPILCETFGVSRTVVREAVKILQEKGLVQVRQGAGTMVTPPSHWDMLDELVLAATIAVDDSLAILDDLVVTRRILESDMANVAARLADAETVDRLRAMVDRMDELVDDHVTYHDHDRAFHDTIMQASGNRIARGVVRALESQVINTARYMGRTERALCVASNQGHRRIYERIAAHDSNGAAEAMFTHITEAWLVRRSGSGKPVRLQR; encoded by the coding sequence ATGACGCCACCGCAGGAAACAGCCCTGAACAGCCCGGCGACCCCGGCGTGGGTGCGTCGGCCGACCAACCTCGCCAGGGCGGTCACCGCCGAACTGGTGGAGCGCATCGTCCGCGGCGTACACCCGTCCGGGACGTCCCTGCCCCCTGAGCCGATCCTCTGCGAGACCTTCGGCGTGAGTCGGACCGTCGTTCGGGAAGCAGTGAAGATCCTTCAGGAGAAGGGGCTGGTGCAGGTCCGCCAAGGCGCCGGCACCATGGTCACCCCGCCGTCACACTGGGACATGCTCGACGAGCTCGTCCTCGCGGCCACCATCGCGGTGGACGACAGCCTCGCCATCCTCGACGACCTGGTCGTCACCCGGCGCATCCTGGAATCCGACATGGCGAATGTCGCCGCCCGCCTCGCCGACGCGGAGACCGTCGATCGACTGCGCGCGATGGTGGACCGGATGGACGAGTTGGTCGACGACCACGTCACCTACCACGACCACGACCGGGCCTTCCATGACACGATCATGCAGGCATCCGGGAACCGCATCGCTCGTGGCGTCGTTCGCGCACTGGAGAGCCAGGTCATCAACACCGCCCGCTACATGGGCCGGACCGAACGCGCGTTGTGCGTGGCGTCCAACCAGGGCCACCGACGCATCTACGAGCGCATCGCCGCCCACGATTCCAACGGCGCCGCCGAGGCGATGTTCACCCACATCACCGAGGCCTGGCTGGTTCGTCGCAGTGGCTCGGGCAAGCCGGTTCGTCTGCAGCGCTGA
- a CDS encoding aldo/keto reductase: MRARALPRRPEVRLTELGFGAAQGGNLYRATTDEEFASGVDAAWEAGVRYFDTAPHYGLGLSERRLGAALRHRPRDEYVVSTKVGRLLVPSPQDAHLRDSGGFDVPASHRRVWDFSRDGVLRSIEASLGRTGLDRMDVVYLHDPDDHWEQAAHEAVPALIDLRDQGVVGAIGAGMNQSAMLTRFVRETDVDVMMCAGRYTLLEQGAADDLLPAAENRGVGVVIAGVYNSGLLAQDRPPADAVYNYQQAPAELIERARRIAGVCETYGVTLPQAALAFVRRHPAVVSTVVGVRNEAQVAETVRRSEIAVPEDLWDALATAGLLAAPPGPGFPVQPS, encoded by the coding sequence ATGAGGGCGCGTGCACTGCCGCGTCGCCCGGAGGTACGTCTCACCGAGCTGGGCTTCGGCGCGGCCCAGGGTGGCAACCTCTACCGGGCGACGACGGACGAGGAGTTCGCCTCGGGGGTGGACGCGGCGTGGGAGGCGGGCGTCCGATACTTCGACACCGCGCCGCACTACGGTCTCGGGCTGTCCGAGCGCCGACTCGGCGCCGCGTTGCGGCACCGGCCGCGCGACGAGTACGTGGTGTCGACGAAGGTCGGGCGACTCCTGGTGCCGTCGCCCCAGGACGCGCACCTGCGGGACTCCGGCGGATTCGATGTCCCCGCGAGCCACCGGCGGGTGTGGGACTTCAGCCGCGACGGCGTCCTCCGCTCCATCGAGGCCAGCCTGGGCCGGACCGGGCTGGACCGGATGGATGTCGTCTACCTGCACGACCCGGACGACCACTGGGAGCAGGCCGCACACGAGGCCGTGCCCGCCCTCATCGACCTGCGGGACCAGGGCGTCGTGGGTGCCATCGGCGCTGGCATGAACCAGTCGGCGATGCTGACGCGGTTCGTGCGGGAGACCGACGTCGACGTCATGATGTGCGCCGGGCGGTACACCCTGCTTGAGCAGGGTGCGGCCGATGACCTGCTGCCGGCCGCCGAGAACCGGGGGGTGGGCGTGGTCATCGCGGGCGTCTACAACTCGGGGCTGTTGGCGCAGGATCGGCCGCCGGCCGATGCCGTCTACAACTACCAGCAGGCCCCGGCCGAGCTGATCGAGCGGGCGCGGCGGATCGCAGGGGTCTGCGAGACGTACGGGGTGACTCTGCCGCAGGCGGCACTCGCCTTCGTCCGCCGGCATCCGGCCGTGGTGTCGACGGTGGTCGGCGTCCGCAACGAGGCCCAGGTGGCCGAGACGGTGCGACGGTCCGAGATCGCCGTACCCGAGGATCTGTGGGACGCCCTGGCCACGGCCGGGCTGCTCGCCGCACCGCCCGGTCCGGGCTTCCCCGTCCAACCGAGCTGA
- a CDS encoding carbohydrate ABC transporter permease: protein MPIGNTQPSVRPAQAGRAGGAVVTPSAHRKGARPRRARGGLRAERYAPYILVAPAVLIIVLLRLYPLLLGVNFSFTGDGEQNGTAVGFGNYRELFADPLFQTALGNVGLLVLLLPVAVAIPGLLATFIYLRVPGHRFYRSVYFFPAVLSPVIVGAIFNMLLAFDGPLNAVLSSVGVGPVDWLGDPDLAMFMVVGVHIWATFGMALVVFLAGFATLDAALLDAARVDGASLRQVVWHVIIPSLSRTIQFVFVTTMIGMLTSMFGLLYVMTTGGPEGSTYLPEYYIWIKQGQMNRPALASAASTILFMIMLVVGLLQIKLLERAGKED from the coding sequence GTGCCGATCGGAAACACGCAACCGTCGGTCCGTCCGGCTCAGGCCGGACGGGCCGGCGGGGCGGTGGTCACACCCTCCGCACATCGGAAAGGCGCGCGTCCCCGTCGCGCCCGCGGCGGCCTGCGGGCCGAACGCTACGCCCCCTACATTCTGGTCGCACCGGCCGTCCTGATCATCGTGCTGCTGCGCCTCTACCCGCTGCTCCTCGGGGTCAACTTCTCCTTCACCGGTGACGGTGAGCAGAACGGGACGGCGGTCGGATTCGGCAACTACCGTGAGCTGTTCGCGGACCCGCTGTTCCAGACCGCGCTGGGCAACGTCGGGCTGCTGGTGCTGTTGCTTCCGGTGGCGGTGGCGATTCCCGGTCTGCTCGCGACGTTCATCTACCTCCGGGTGCCCGGCCACCGCTTCTATCGCAGCGTCTACTTCTTCCCCGCGGTGCTCTCCCCGGTCATCGTCGGTGCGATCTTCAACATGCTGCTCGCCTTCGACGGCCCCCTCAACGCCGTCCTCTCCTCGGTCGGTGTCGGCCCGGTGGACTGGCTCGGTGACCCGGACCTCGCGATGTTCATGGTGGTCGGCGTGCACATCTGGGCCACCTTCGGGATGGCCCTGGTGGTGTTCCTCGCTGGCTTCGCCACCCTGGACGCCGCGCTGCTGGACGCCGCCCGGGTGGACGGGGCGTCGTTACGCCAGGTCGTCTGGCACGTGATCATCCCGAGCCTCTCGCGCACCATCCAGTTCGTCTTCGTGACCACGATGATCGGGATGCTGACCTCCATGTTCGGCCTCCTCTACGTCATGACCACCGGTGGCCCGGAGGGCTCGACGTACCTGCCGGAGTACTACATCTGGATCAAGCAGGGCCAGATGAACCGGCCGGCCCTCGCGTCGGCGGCATCGACGATCCTGTTCATGATCATGCTCGTGGTGGGGCTGCTCCAGATCAAACTGCTCGAACGAGCCGGGAAGGAGGATTGA
- a CDS encoding mandelate racemase/muconate lactonizing enzyme family protein: protein MRITGYRTLTTVQEWGRPVGDANGVFADGVVPVSIVIVDTDEGISGVGLGPHVEIERIFAAIEGEDPRAVTSLYDRMLRHTFKAGHAGPVFGTIGALDTALWDIKAQAAGEPLWRLLGGRDRRVNAYASGLDIGLTDDELVAEYEVYASHGLRAAKLKGGLDIESDRHRLGLVKEVLTDAGHGRRPGLMLDVNEVWTRKQAVRHVCELERTLDLIWIEEPVRRWDAEGLAAVSRGVCASVATGENLTGLEQYRPLIAAGAVDVVQMAAVWGVTHFLRASALAHAHDLPVSPIGNSPFGLLHAATSVPNHLTSELQDLHPPVGVSIDLHVEDGAFILGDSPGLGVRVDEERIRVANRRPQAQTADSPNVRPERAGRRLLGGVDGVIPARQVPVVPLNSRNEVSPTARH from the coding sequence ATGCGGATCACGGGATATCGGACGCTCACCACGGTCCAGGAATGGGGGCGGCCCGTCGGCGATGCCAACGGGGTGTTCGCCGACGGGGTGGTCCCGGTCTCGATCGTCATCGTCGACACCGACGAGGGCATCTCGGGGGTCGGCCTCGGGCCGCACGTCGAGATCGAGCGGATCTTCGCAGCCATCGAGGGCGAAGACCCCCGTGCCGTGACGTCCCTGTACGACCGCATGCTGCGGCACACCTTCAAGGCGGGCCACGCGGGGCCGGTGTTCGGCACCATCGGCGCTCTGGACACCGCACTCTGGGACATCAAGGCGCAGGCGGCCGGCGAGCCGCTGTGGCGGCTGCTGGGCGGACGTGACCGGCGGGTCAACGCCTACGCGTCCGGTCTGGACATCGGGCTCACCGACGATGAACTCGTCGCGGAGTACGAGGTCTACGCGAGCCACGGCCTACGAGCGGCCAAGCTCAAGGGCGGCCTCGACATCGAGAGCGACCGGCATCGCCTCGGCCTGGTCAAGGAGGTCCTGACCGACGCCGGGCACGGTCGGCGGCCGGGTCTGATGCTCGACGTCAACGAGGTGTGGACCCGCAAGCAGGCCGTCCGGCACGTCTGCGAACTGGAACGCACCCTGGACCTCATCTGGATCGAGGAGCCGGTCCGGCGCTGGGACGCCGAGGGTCTCGCCGCGGTCAGCCGAGGAGTGTGCGCGTCGGTCGCCACTGGCGAGAACCTCACCGGGCTCGAACAGTACCGTCCGCTGATCGCCGCCGGCGCGGTCGACGTCGTCCAGATGGCCGCCGTCTGGGGGGTCACCCACTTCCTGCGGGCGTCCGCTCTGGCCCACGCTCACGACCTGCCGGTCAGCCCGATCGGCAACAGCCCGTTCGGGCTGCTGCACGCCGCGACCTCGGTGCCGAACCACCTGACCAGCGAGTTGCAGGACCTGCATCCGCCAGTCGGTGTCTCCATCGACCTGCACGTCGAGGATGGTGCCTTCATCCTCGGCGACTCACCCGGGCTGGGGGTCCGGGTGGACGAGGAGCGGATCCGGGTGGCCAACCGCCGCCCGCAGGCGCAGACGGCCGATAGTCCCAACGTCCGGCCGGAGCGGGCCGGACGGCGGCTGCTGGGCGGGGTGGACGGGGTTATTCCCGCCCGCCAGGTGCCCGTCGTGCCGCTGAACTCCCGCAACGAGGTGTCGCCGACCGCACGGCACTGA
- the kduD gene encoding 2-dehydro-3-deoxy-D-gluconate 5-dehydrogenase KduD: MFDLSGRTAVVTGARRGIGLAMAEALALAGADIVGVSAQLEAEGSEVERRVRAAGRRFTALRADLGDRAAVHRLARDVTALGPVDILVNNGGTIARTPAAEHPDEMWDHVIEVNLSSQFVLSREIGRTMVERGRGKIIFTASLLSFQGGITVPGYAASKSGVAGLTKALANEWAAHGVNVNAIAPGYIATDNTQALRDDPDRNQAILARIPASRWGRADDLGGATVFLASTASDYVNGIVLPVDGGWLGR, translated from the coding sequence ATGTTCGACCTGTCCGGACGGACCGCCGTCGTGACCGGGGCGCGGCGCGGTATCGGCCTCGCCATGGCCGAGGCCCTGGCCCTGGCCGGTGCCGACATCGTGGGTGTCTCCGCCCAGCTGGAGGCGGAGGGCAGCGAGGTCGAACGCCGGGTGCGGGCCGCTGGTCGGCGGTTCACCGCGCTGCGGGCGGATCTCGGCGACCGGGCCGCCGTGCACCGCTTGGCCCGCGACGTCACCGCCCTCGGGCCGGTCGACATCCTGGTGAACAACGGCGGCACGATCGCCCGGACCCCGGCCGCGGAGCACCCGGACGAGATGTGGGACCACGTGATCGAGGTGAACCTCAGCAGCCAGTTCGTCCTGAGCCGGGAGATCGGCCGAACGATGGTCGAGCGTGGCCGAGGGAAGATCATTTTCACCGCGTCGCTGTTGAGTTTCCAGGGCGGCATCACCGTCCCCGGTTACGCCGCGTCGAAGTCGGGCGTGGCTGGCCTCACCAAGGCGCTGGCGAACGAGTGGGCGGCCCACGGGGTGAACGTCAACGCCATCGCCCCCGGCTACATCGCCACCGACAACACCCAGGCGCTGCGCGACGACCCTGACCGCAACCAGGCGATCCTCGCCCGGATCCCGGCCAGCCGGTGGGGCCGCGCCGACGATCTCGGCGGTGCCACGGTGTTCCTGGCGTCGACCGCGTCGGACTACGTCAACGGCATCGTACTGCCCGTCGACGGCGGGTGGCTGGGCCGATGA